The Gimibacter soli genome includes a region encoding these proteins:
- a CDS encoding LacI family DNA-binding transcriptional regulator: MTTKVKPEDGEEGALNKLEDLAELAGVSISTVSRALAGSSLVSERTRNRILAIAEANNYVGRTRQRVEVAEPAKTISIVVPPPQGRDSRLSEPFLLDLIGGIGDALRERDCDLLISHLMPTEVEAVTALVSGGRTDGLIFLGQSTLHRQLNALAATDTPFVVWGAHMQDQAYCSVGSDNRQGGYRATNHLIRLGRSRIAFLGDTDAPESALRFEGYKAALSDAGIKLRPELVRPAHFFPESAMEAVEVLLEENTALDGIVAASDMIAMGAIRGLIRNGIQVPKDVSVVGYDDIHVAAYSSPALTTIKQDVAKAGRLLVSKILRRIAGERVRSALLPTELIVRESCGA; the protein is encoded by the coding sequence ATGACGACGAAGGTGAAGCCGGAAGACGGCGAAGAAGGTGCGCTGAACAAGCTTGAGGACCTGGCGGAACTCGCCGGGGTCTCGATCTCCACCGTGTCGCGCGCCCTTGCCGGCAGTTCGCTGGTCAGCGAGCGGACCCGCAACCGCATCCTCGCCATCGCCGAAGCCAACAATTATGTGGGCCGTACCCGCCAACGGGTCGAGGTTGCCGAGCCCGCCAAGACGATCTCGATCGTGGTGCCGCCGCCGCAAGGTCGCGACAGCCGCCTGTCGGAACCGTTCCTTCTGGACCTCATCGGCGGGATCGGTGACGCGCTTCGGGAACGTGACTGCGACCTTCTGATTTCGCACCTGATGCCGACGGAAGTTGAAGCCGTGACCGCGCTTGTCTCCGGCGGGCGGACGGACGGGCTGATTTTCCTCGGTCAAAGCACGCTGCACCGGCAGCTCAACGCGCTCGCCGCCACCGATACGCCTTTCGTGGTGTGGGGGGCGCATATGCAGGATCAGGCCTATTGTTCGGTCGGGTCCGACAACCGGCAGGGCGGCTACCGCGCCACCAACCACCTGATCCGGCTCGGCCGTTCGCGAATTGCGTTTCTCGGCGATACCGACGCGCCTGAATCCGCCCTCCGCTTCGAAGGCTACAAGGCAGCCCTGTCCGACGCCGGCATCAAGCTGCGGCCCGAGCTCGTGCGACCTGCGCATTTCTTCCCCGAATCCGCAATGGAAGCGGTCGAGGTGCTTCTGGAAGAAAATACCGCGCTGGATGGAATTGTGGCGGCGTCCGACATGATCGCCATGGGTGCCATTCGCGGCCTTATCCGCAACGGTATCCAGGTGCCGAAGGATGTGTCGGTCGTCGGCTATGACGATATCCATGTGGCGGCTTATTCAAGCCCCGCGCTGACCACCATCAAGCAGGATGTGGCGAAGGCCGGCCGGCTGCTCGTTTCGAAAATCCTGCGCCGCATCGCGGGTGAACGTGTCCGCTCCGCCCTTCTGCCCACCGAACTGATCGTTCGCGAATCCTGCGGGGCGTGA
- a CDS encoding efflux RND transporter periplasmic adaptor subunit, translated as MKLSPKHILFAAMGAAAVGVIIWGAMPKPVDVAMGKVARRTLETWVEDDGFTRVKELYTVHAPVAGRVLRLPMERGDTVVGGETIVATLLPADPAFLDERRESEAAATIAAADAAVAAARDEATRAEAALTLAEADYARVEPLAASGTYAPARLDAARQARDSARAALAASRSAVRAREADLRAARASLIGPGTSGKAGGIIELRAPVSGKVLTLLHESAGVVAAGTPLMEVGNPEDLEIVVDYLSQRVVNLPPGTKAEVRNWGGTAFPARLRLIEPKGYTKYSALGVEEQRVDAVIDFDTKDVPRVAGGLQHGYRVDVRLIVSSDANALTVPISALVRTGGDGWAVFRVDGGRARQMPVTVGAMNNAHAAVIDGLTDGDTVVLYPPEGLEDGSKVQPRNGEIEQ; from the coding sequence GTGAAACTGAGCCCGAAACATATCCTGTTCGCCGCCATGGGGGCCGCTGCCGTTGGGGTCATCATCTGGGGGGCGATGCCGAAACCCGTGGATGTGGCGATGGGCAAGGTGGCCCGGCGCACGCTTGAAACATGGGTCGAGGACGATGGCTTCACCCGCGTGAAGGAGCTGTACACGGTTCATGCGCCGGTCGCCGGCCGGGTACTGCGCCTGCCGATGGAACGCGGCGACACGGTGGTGGGCGGCGAGACAATCGTTGCGACCCTGTTGCCCGCCGACCCAGCCTTCCTTGACGAACGCCGCGAAAGCGAGGCCGCCGCCACCATCGCGGCAGCTGACGCGGCGGTTGCCGCCGCACGGGACGAAGCCACCCGCGCCGAGGCCGCGCTGACGCTTGCCGAGGCTGATTATGCGCGGGTCGAACCGCTGGCGGCGAGCGGCACCTATGCCCCCGCGCGGCTGGATGCTGCCCGGCAGGCCCGCGACAGTGCCCGCGCCGCCCTTGCCGCATCCCGGTCCGCCGTGCGCGCCCGGGAAGCCGACCTCCGCGCCGCCCGTGCCTCGCTTATCGGCCCCGGCACCAGCGGCAAGGCCGGTGGCATCATCGAGCTGCGCGCCCCCGTTTCCGGCAAGGTCCTGACCCTGCTGCACGAAAGTGCGGGGGTGGTGGCCGCCGGCACGCCACTGATGGAAGTCGGCAACCCCGAAGACCTTGAAATCGTCGTCGATTACCTGAGCCAGCGGGTCGTGAACCTGCCACCCGGCACAAAGGCCGAAGTGCGCAACTGGGGCGGCACCGCCTTCCCGGCCCGCCTGCGGCTGATCGAACCCAAGGGTTACACCAAATATTCGGCGCTCGGCGTTGAAGAACAGCGGGTGGACGCGGTGATCGATTTCGACACCAAGGACGTGCCAAGGGTGGCGGGCGGGCTGCAACATGGTTACCGTGTGGATGTGCGGCTGATCGTATCAAGCGATGCGAATGCGCTGACGGTGCCCATTTCGGCACTGGTGCGCACCGGCGGCGATGGATGGGCGGTGTTCCGGGTGGACGGCGGCCGTGCCCGGCAGATGCCCGTCACGGTCGGGGCCATGAACAATGCCCATGCCGCCGTGATCGACGGGCTGACGGACGGCGACACGGTCGTCCTTTACCCGCCAGAAGGGCTTGAAGACGGCAGCAAGGTGCAACCGCGAAACGGCGAGATCGAACAATGA
- the glpD gene encoding glycerol-3-phosphate dehydrogenase — protein MSDATDDPFDLLVIGGGINGAGIAADAALRGFSVALVEQADLASGTSSASSKLIHGGLRYLEYGEFRLVRKALKERARLLSLAPHLIKPLRFRLPHEPHLRAVPLIRLGLFLYDHLAMRGSLPGSAGVDMERDEAFLKPDFKRGFDYSDAWVDDARLVVMNAIAAREAGASIMTRTMATGAHRHGKHWHLAVRDLETGSEGTLRGRALVNASGPWLGQVSDRIEGSAPTPVRLVAGSHIIVPRFASSEHAYILQHADGRIVFAIPYLDRFTLVGTTDRAYSGDPAAVSASEEEISYLLDIIGHYFREAPKRADVVATYAGVRPLIGDESTPAAALSRDYSLRLEGGKGEPPLLTILGGKITTYRVLAEEAVDKLAETVNDRRRGRTATTPLPGGDIGSFEAGMAAITAKYPWVAETTVERLVHAYGSRADAILNGAEGPAGLGTHFGADLYEAEVRHLINAEWAKSTDDILWRRTKLGLSLSDTEVATLKGWIDAFRKRL, from the coding sequence ATGAGCGATGCGACCGACGATCCCTTCGACCTTCTCGTCATCGGCGGCGGGATCAATGGTGCCGGGATCGCGGCTGATGCCGCGCTCCGCGGTTTTTCGGTCGCGCTGGTCGAACAGGCCGATCTGGCGAGCGGTACATCATCTGCGTCATCTAAGCTCATCCATGGGGGCTTGCGCTATCTTGAGTACGGAGAGTTTCGACTTGTCCGGAAGGCATTGAAGGAAAGGGCGCGGCTCCTGTCGCTGGCGCCGCACCTGATCAAGCCGCTGCGCTTCCGCTTGCCGCACGAGCCGCACCTGCGCGCCGTGCCGCTGATCCGGCTGGGGCTGTTCCTTTACGATCACCTCGCCATGCGCGGCAGCCTGCCGGGGTCGGCGGGCGTCGACATGGAACGCGACGAAGCTTTCCTGAAGCCCGACTTCAAACGCGGGTTCGATTATTCCGATGCCTGGGTCGATGATGCCCGGCTTGTGGTCATGAATGCCATCGCAGCGCGTGAGGCCGGTGCCTCGATCATGACCCGCACGATGGCCACCGGGGCACACCGGCACGGCAAGCACTGGCATCTGGCGGTCCGCGACCTTGAAACCGGGTCCGAAGGCACGCTCCGCGGTCGGGCCCTTGTCAATGCATCCGGCCCGTGGCTCGGGCAGGTTTCCGACCGGATCGAGGGCAGCGCCCCCACCCCTGTGCGCCTTGTGGCCGGCAGCCATATCATCGTACCGCGCTTCGCGAGCAGCGAGCACGCCTATATCCTTCAGCACGCCGATGGCCGCATTGTATTCGCCATTCCCTATCTCGACCGTTTCACGCTGGTCGGCACCACCGACCGCGCCTATTCGGGCGACCCGGCGGCAGTGAGCGCCAGCGAGGAAGAGATCAGCTATCTACTGGATATCATCGGCCATTATTTCCGCGAGGCACCAAAGCGCGCCGATGTGGTGGCAACCTATGCAGGCGTGCGGCCCCTGATCGGGGACGAGAGCACCCCGGCCGCTGCCCTTTCACGGGACTATAGCCTGCGGCTTGAAGGCGGGAAGGGCGAGCCACCACTTTTGACCATATTGGGCGGCAAGATCACCACATACCGTGTGCTCGCCGAAGAAGCCGTCGACAAGCTCGCCGAGACTGTCAACGACCGGCGCCGGGGTCGCACCGCAACCACCCCCTTGCCCGGCGGAGATATCGGCTCGTTCGAAGCGGGGATGGCGGCGATTACGGCCAAATATCCATGGGTCGCCGAAACCACTGTCGAGCGGCTGGTGCATGCCTATGGCAGCCGGGCGGACGCCATCCTGAATGGTGCGGAAGGCCCAGCCGGGCTTGGCACCCATTTCGGGGCCGATCTTTACGAGGCAGAAGTCCGCCACCTGATCAATGCTGAATGGGCGAAAAGCACGGACGATATCCTGTGGCGGCGCACCAAGCTTGGCCTGTCGCTTTCGGATACCGAGGTTGCGACCCTCAAGGGCTGGATCGACGCCTTCAGAAAACGGCTCTGA
- a CDS encoding FtsX-like permease family protein has translation MIALLARLGLKSRPLTLKLIRMLGSMRLQVLAVSLVVTAGTAVHVMMNGVVNSLFITRDTYYAEAMMAHLWAPAVRIPGGIVETLAHHPGVARAEPRIAAAAILDMPGEAAPVKARVISLPEGRQPFINRLHLTGGHLPDAHTDDLVIADEFAEAHGLKPGDTIEAVLYGAKKSFRITGTALSAEFIYAIPPGELIPDPRRFAVFWMPERAVSRAFKMEGAYNEILIRLLPGAMEADVKAAADRLLLPYGGGNTYGRDTQLSNQFIESEFQQLNVTGGIIPPIFMGVAAYLLNIVVSRITDQERGQIGLMKAFGYTDAAIARHYLIFAYAMVALGVAAGFIVGTRMGGGLAEIYRAYYQFPSLEFTAGLPVYLQGLGLAFLAATVGVFIAMRRVIALRPAVAMAPPAPTDYSHLRLDSPLFAKLDQGLRLILRHLVRWPVRSALTCLGIALGMTIMVAAHSMFDGVNFMMQLQFQSLNRQDVTVGFIEDQGEGIVHEMAALPGVQRVEPFYAAPAILKAGTYERALSLTGRWPDTKLSLMENEAGEAVPVPPYGLAISESLSERLQVGVGDTIHVEFRTGARKRVDLPVVHIFTTYIGLSALIDHDELASLTGLGPRVSGVHLEVDPARMDDLYAALKKAPKVAAVTSNANAYKVMRAMMDENLNTMNLFNTAFASLIAFGVVFSSARISFAERVREIATLRVLGFSRGDVNLVLLGELGILIFLALPLGGFMGRQLAGMLATEMSSELFRVPEVTAPWTYGYATLIIVIAAAISGWMVMKQVRTLDLVSALKYSD, from the coding sequence GTGATCGCGCTCCTTGCCCGCCTTGGCCTGAAATCCCGGCCGCTGACCCTGAAGCTGATCCGCATGCTCGGCTCCATGCGGTTGCAGGTGCTGGCCGTTTCGCTTGTCGTCACCGCCGGCACCGCCGTGCATGTGATGATGAACGGGGTGGTCAATTCGCTCTTCATCACGCGGGATACCTATTATGCCGAGGCGATGATGGCGCATCTCTGGGCGCCCGCTGTGCGCATCCCCGGCGGCATCGTCGAAACGCTGGCGCACCACCCCGGCGTTGCCCGCGCCGAGCCGCGCATTGCCGCCGCCGCGATCCTTGACATGCCGGGCGAAGCCGCGCCGGTGAAAGCCCGGGTGATATCCCTGCCCGAAGGCCGTCAGCCCTTCATCAACCGGCTGCATCTGACAGGCGGCCACCTGCCCGATGCCCACACCGACGATCTGGTGATCGCCGACGAATTTGCCGAGGCCCACGGCCTGAAACCCGGCGATACGATCGAAGCGGTGCTGTACGGCGCCAAGAAAAGCTTCCGCATCACCGGCACCGCCCTTTCAGCGGAGTTCATTTACGCGATCCCGCCGGGCGAGCTGATCCCCGATCCGCGCCGCTTTGCCGTTTTCTGGATGCCCGAACGGGCGGTCTCGCGTGCCTTCAAAATGGAAGGCGCCTATAATGAAATCCTGATCCGCCTGCTGCCCGGCGCGATGGAAGCCGATGTGAAAGCGGCAGCCGACCGGCTGCTGCTGCCCTATGGCGGTGGCAACACCTATGGCCGCGATACCCAGCTTTCAAACCAGTTTATCGAAAGCGAATTCCAGCAGCTGAATGTGACAGGCGGCATCATCCCTCCCATCTTCATGGGGGTGGCGGCCTATCTCCTCAATATCGTTGTCTCGCGCATCACCGATCAGGAGCGCGGCCAGATCGGGCTGATGAAGGCCTTCGGCTACACCGATGCCGCCATCGCCCGCCACTATCTGATCTTTGCCTATGCCATGGTCGCCCTTGGCGTGGCCGCCGGCTTCATCGTCGGCACCCGAATGGGCGGGGGACTGGCCGAGATTTACCGGGCCTATTACCAGTTCCCGTCGCTGGAATTCACCGCGGGCCTGCCCGTTTACCTGCAAGGCTTGGGGCTCGCCTTTCTGGCCGCCACCGTTGGCGTTTTCATCGCCATGCGCCGGGTGATCGCGCTCCGCCCCGCTGTCGCCATGGCGCCGCCTGCGCCCACCGACTATAGCCATCTCCGGCTCGATAGCCCGCTCTTTGCCAAGCTCGACCAGGGACTAAGGCTCATTCTCCGGCATCTGGTGCGCTGGCCGGTGCGGTCGGCGCTTACCTGTCTCGGTATTGCGCTCGGCATGACCATCATGGTCGCCGCGCATTCGATGTTCGACGGCGTCAATTTCATGATGCAGCTGCAGTTCCAGTCGCTGAACCGGCAGGATGTGACCGTCGGCTTCATCGAAGACCAGGGCGAGGGCATCGTGCATGAAATGGCAGCCCTGCCCGGTGTGCAACGGGTGGAGCCCTTCTATGCCGCCCCCGCGATCCTCAAGGCCGGCACCTATGAGCGGGCCCTGTCGCTGACCGGGCGCTGGCCGGACACGAAACTGAGCCTGATGGAAAACGAGGCCGGCGAAGCCGTGCCGGTGCCGCCCTACGGCCTTGCCATTTCGGAAAGTCTGTCCGAACGCCTGCAGGTGGGTGTAGGCGACACGATCCATGTGGAGTTTCGCACGGGGGCCCGCAAGCGGGTGGACCTGCCGGTTGTTCACATCTTCACCACCTATATCGGCCTCTCGGCGCTTATCGACCATGACGAGCTTGCATCCCTCACCGGGCTCGGGCCGCGTGTCTCCGGCGTGCATCTGGAAGTGGACCCGGCCCGGATGGACGATCTTTACGCGGCACTCAAGAAGGCGCCGAAGGTGGCAGCGGTGACATCGAACGCCAACGCCTACAAAGTGATGCGGGCGATGATGGATGAAAACCTGAATACGATGAACCTGTTCAACACCGCCTTCGCCAGCCTCATCGCGTTCGGCGTGGTATTTTCAAGCGCGCGCATATCGTTTGCCGAGCGGGTCCGCGAGATTGCCACGCTCCGCGTCCTCGGCTTCAGCCGGGGGGACGTCAATCTGGTGCTGCTGGGTGAGCTTGGCATCCTGATTTTTCTGGCACTGCCGCTTGGCGGTTTCATGGGGCGGCAGCTCGCCGGCATGCTGGCGACGGAAATGAGCAGCGAGCTTTTCCGCGTACCCGAAGTGACTGCACCCTGGACCTATGGCTATGCCACCCTGATCATCGTCATCGCTGCCGCCATATCGGGCTGGATGGTGATGAAACAGGTGCGCACGCTGGATCTCGTTTCCGCCCTCAAATATTCTGACTGA
- a CDS encoding DUF1330 domain-containing protein translates to MAEDRYIDPDREAFEAFKALPRDTPIHMLNLIRYRAEAAYPAGHALAGKGLTGAEAYAEYGKASGPIFTRLGGSILWRGRFEGMVIGPDDKQWDNVFIAQYPNAGAFLAMVTDPDYRLAVVHRQAAVLTSRLMRFTPDTSGDMF, encoded by the coding sequence ATGGCGGAAGATCGGTATATCGACCCGGATCGTGAGGCGTTCGAGGCCTTCAAGGCCTTGCCGCGCGATACACCCATCCACATGCTGAACCTGATCCGCTACCGGGCGGAAGCCGCCTATCCGGCAGGCCATGCGCTGGCTGGCAAGGGGCTGACCGGGGCCGAGGCTTACGCCGAATATGGCAAGGCATCCGGCCCCATTTTCACGCGGCTTGGCGGCAGCATCCTGTGGCGCGGGCGGTTCGAGGGCATGGTGATCGGGCCGGATGACAAACAGTGGGACAATGTTTTCATCGCCCAGTATCCGAACGCGGGTGCCTTCCTCGCGATGGTCACCGACCCCGACTACAGGCTCGCGGTCGTCCACCGGCAGGCTGCTGTGCTGACCAGCCGCCTGATGCGGTTCACGCCGGACACCAGCGGCGACATGTTCTGA
- a CDS encoding ABC transporter ATP-binding protein, which translates to MTRRERAPCFEIGGLTKIYGEGEAAVAALRGIDLTIGDGELVVLLGPSGSGKSTFLNILGGLDAPTDGHVRFHGADITKFEDRDLTRWRRDSVGFIFQSYNLMPGLTADENVRLVTEIATHPMPVGDALAAVGLAKRGKHFPSELSGGEQQRVAIARAIAKRPKVLLCDEPTGALDSATSRKVLEVLVDVARKEQATVIMVTHHQGIAPLADRVIRFRDGQVEEDVMNDNPLTTAEIVL; encoded by the coding sequence ATGACACGCCGGGAGCGTGCCCCCTGTTTCGAAATCGGGGGGCTGACCAAGATTTACGGCGAAGGCGAAGCCGCCGTTGCCGCACTCAGGGGGATCGACCTCACCATTGGTGACGGCGAACTTGTTGTGCTTCTCGGCCCCTCGGGCAGCGGCAAATCCACCTTTCTCAATATCCTTGGCGGGCTCGATGCGCCAACGGACGGCCATGTGCGTTTTCACGGCGCCGATATCACAAAGTTCGAGGACAGGGACCTGACCCGCTGGCGGCGCGACAGCGTGGGCTTCATCTTCCAGAGCTATAACCTGATGCCGGGTCTGACGGCGGACGAAAATGTGCGGCTGGTGACCGAAATTGCCACCCACCCGATGCCGGTTGGCGATGCCCTTGCCGCTGTCGGGCTTGCGAAACGCGGCAAGCATTTCCCGTCCGAACTTTCAGGGGGCGAACAGCAGCGCGTTGCCATCGCCCGCGCCATCGCCAAACGGCCAAAGGTGCTGCTGTGCGATGAGCCGACGGGGGCACTCGACAGCGCCACCAGCCGCAAGGTGCTTGAAGTGCTGGTGGACGTTGCCCGGAAGGAACAGGCGACCGTCATCATGGTCACCCACCATCAGGGCATCGCCCCGCTTGCCGACCGGGTGATCCGCTTCCGCGACGGGCAGGTGGAGGAAGACGTGATGAACGACAATCCGCTGACAACGGCGGAGATTGTGCTGTGA
- a CDS encoding alpha-glucosidase family protein — translation MTAPAFNHPAAVAAPDIVWWKGAVIYQIYPRSFADSNGDGIGDLKGITAHLDHVAALGVDGVWISPFFKSPMKDFGYDVADYCDVDPIFGTLADFDALLARAHALGLKVIIDQVYSHTSAECEWFKESRSSRDNPKADWYVWANAKADGTPPTNWLSVFAGPAWTWDAGRRQYYLHNFLSSQPDLNLHNPDVQEAVLATARFWLDRGVDGFRLDATNFYMHDPELRDNPPYPGAAARESYTFNFQEQCYNQSHPDILPFIERYRALLDSYSGDRFTVAEIGGRRAIEEMSDYTKGNNRLSTAYSFIFLESPELSAGVIRKALSDWDAATDAWPSWTFSNHDRPRTLGRWGKEADPATFARTMNMLLLSLRGTIFLYQGEELGLPQADVPFNRLQDPEALANWPKTLGRDGTRTPMPWKADTQFGGWSCDPWLPLDPRHISLAADVQTSDPTSTLAFTKALLSLRRSHPALRVGGHRFLDTPEPILAFTREADGETLLCVFNLSNGDVRFEGETGTVLQTSGTCDPATGAMGPFSGWIVKL, via the coding sequence ATGACCGCACCCGCATTCAATCATCCTGCTGCTGTCGCTGCCCCCGACATTGTCTGGTGGAAGGGCGCGGTGATCTATCAGATCTATCCGCGCAGCTTTGCCGACAGCAACGGCGACGGCATCGGTGACCTGAAGGGCATCACCGCCCATCTCGACCATGTGGCAGCGCTTGGCGTGGACGGCGTCTGGATATCGCCCTTCTTCAAATCACCGATGAAGGATTTCGGCTATGACGTCGCCGACTACTGCGATGTCGACCCGATCTTCGGCACGCTGGCCGATTTCGATGCCCTTCTCGCCCGCGCCCATGCGCTTGGCCTCAAGGTCATCATCGATCAGGTCTATTCGCACACGTCCGCCGAATGCGAATGGTTCAAGGAAAGCCGCTCCTCGCGCGATAACCCCAAGGCCGACTGGTATGTGTGGGCCAACGCCAAGGCAGATGGCACCCCGCCCACCAACTGGCTGTCGGTCTTCGCAGGCCCGGCCTGGACGTGGGACGCCGGACGGCGCCAATATTATCTGCATAACTTCCTGTCGTCGCAGCCGGACCTCAACCTCCATAACCCCGACGTGCAGGAAGCCGTTCTTGCCACCGCGCGCTTCTGGCTCGATCGCGGTGTCGATGGCTTCCGGCTGGATGCCACCAACTTCTATATGCATGACCCGGAGCTTCGCGATAACCCGCCCTATCCGGGGGCGGCGGCGCGCGAGAGCTATACCTTCAACTTCCAGGAACAATGCTATAACCAGTCGCACCCCGATATCCTGCCGTTCATCGAACGTTACCGGGCACTTCTGGACAGCTACAGCGGCGACCGCTTCACGGTTGCCGAAATCGGCGGCCGCCGCGCCATCGAGGAGATGAGCGACTATACGAAGGGCAACAACCGCCTTTCGACCGCCTACAGCTTTATCTTCCTCGAATCGCCCGAACTTTCGGCCGGTGTCATCCGCAAGGCGCTTTCCGACTGGGATGCCGCGACCGATGCCTGGCCTTCGTGGACCTTCTCGAACCACGACCGGCCCCGCACGCTCGGCCGCTGGGGCAAGGAGGCAGACCCCGCCACCTTTGCCCGCACCATGAACATGCTGCTCCTCAGCCTGCGCGGCACCATCTTCCTCTATCAGGGGGAAGAGCTCGGCCTGCCGCAGGCCGATGTGCCCTTCAACCGGTTGCAGGACCCGGAAGCCCTCGCCAACTGGCCGAAAACACTTGGCCGCGACGGCACCCGCACCCCCATGCCGTGGAAGGCGGATACCCAGTTCGGCGGCTGGAGCTGCGATCCGTGGCTGCCGCTCGACCCGCGCCATATCTCCCTTGCCGCCGATGTGCAGACATCAGACCCCACTTCGACGCTCGCCTTCACCAAGGCCCTCCTCTCCCTGCGTCGGAGCCATCCCGCCCTGCGCGTCGGCGGCCACCGTTTCCTCGACACGCCCGAGCCGATCCTCGCCTTCACGCGGGAAGCGGACGGCGAAACGCTCCTCTGCGTTTTCAACCTGTCGAACGGTGATGTGCGCTTTGAGGGAGAGACCGGAACCGTGCTGCAAACCAGCGGCACCTGCGACCCGGCCACCGGCGCCATGGGGCCTTTCAGCGGCTGGATCGTGAAGCTTTAA